From Gracilimonas sp.:
TAAAGAAGCAAATCCTTCCGGTCATGATTACTGCACGGCTTGTTTTACGGGTAATTACCCGGTGCCGGTCAATTTTGGCGTTGAGAAAGAAGAAAACGAGTTGGTTTGATGTTTAACGCCCAGCCCAAATTTATTACCAGCGCCACAAAACTTGAAGAATGTCCACCGGCGAGCTTACCTGAAGTATGTTTTGCAGGCCGGTCTAACGTAGGGAAATCTTCGCTGATTAACGCCCTTCTGAAAAAGAAGAATATAGCACGGACATCAAATGTGCCGGGCAAAACACAGCAGATGAATTACTATAAAATTGGGAATGAGTTTTTTATGGTTGATCTGCCCGGCTATGGATATGCCAAAGTTCCCAAAAAAGAACGGGAACGTTGGGGTAAAAGCATCCGCAATTATTTGTTGGATCGTGAGTCGCTGAGTCTGATTCTGCACGTTGTGGATGTGCGGCATGAACCCAGCCAGCTTGATGAAGATTTTTTCTACTGGATGGCGATGAATGAAAAGCCGTTTTCAGTGGTGTTATCTAAATCAGATAAAATCTCCCGAAATAAAGTGAACCAGTCGAAAGCAAGGGTACGGCGTATCCTTAAAGAGATGAATATTGAGATTCCGATTTTACCGTATTCATCAGATTCCAGGGAGGGTGTTCCGGAGATAAAAGACCTAATCACCGAATTTGTTAATCATTCCAAATAGAACCCGGTTTCATCCCTTCCATAAATAGATGATTTTGGCTCTAAATTTCGGGTTAGTCGAAATCCCCGGTGTTGTAGCGTTCAGCTAATCTCTCTTCGTTAACCCTTTTGAACCCCGCCAGTGCTTCCCCGGAAAGTGAAGCAACCGTCATTTCCCTTTTACCCAAAGCGCCTTGTGAACGAGCAACGTTCCACCCGGCAGCGCACATGGCTCCCCGGGCTTTTGAAGCTGCGCAATATGTGGCGAGAACCGCTTCCTTTTTAGAGTATGAAGCCAGCCGTTCAAAGGCGTGGCGGGTCCAAAGTTCTTCATTTACTTCGGGCGAAAAGGGGTCGTGAAAGATAAAATCGGCTTGCACATTCTCCGGAGAAAAATCCTCAAACTTTCCATAAAAGAGATTCAACGTTGCACTTAAGCCTGGCAATGGGTGAAGTTTATTCAGACCTGGTTTTAGTCCATCAAAAATGCCCGGTAGCAGATCATTGAGTTCAGGGTGTTTAAGATGTTCTTTGAAGTTGAACTCAGATGCGGTGCTCCGGTCAACCGGAAAAGCCTCCACCGACCAAAAAACTACGGGTATATTAAGTTCTTTCTGTTTAAGGATATCAAGCAACAGCAGGAAACTGAGTCCGGTGCCAAATCCAATTTCTAAAATGGTTAATGAATCAGCTGTATCCAGGCATGAAAGCAATCCCGGTGTTTCAAAAAAAACATGCAGGCTTTCTGATGCCGCTCCATTCGGGTTATGATAAAATTGTTCAAAACTATCTGAATAGAGAGTCGAAGAGCCGTCTTTGGTCTGGTGAACTGTAGGTGTCATAACTCCAAAGATAACGCATCAGCCATCATATAGAAAACAGGCTGAAGGATCTCAGTTTGATTGCTTTAGAATCACTTTTCCATAACTGGTTTTTGCAGAAATGGAGTTTACCCCGGATCCGATCTTACCGTTGGCAGATCCTGAGGATTGTGTTCCTGTAAAATTGAGAGTGTTATCGATCTCTACCTTGTTCCCGGATAAATCAAACCTAGCATTGGTTGATGGAGGAACAAGGATAGATATGGTGCCGGCACCGGTGTTTGCCTGTGATGAATTTTGAAGATCCACAAAGTGAAGCTCAATATTACCGCCATTTGTCTGTGCCCGTACAGAACCGGATAGTTCTTCAGCTACTAAATTTCCGCCGGAAGTTTTCATTAATACAGAACCGACAATATTCTGAGCCTTTATATGTCCGCCAAGAGAGCTTAAGTGAAGTTTCCCTTCTGAATTGTTTACCGTGATATGCCCTCCGCTGGTTTTGGCACTTATATCTCCTGTTACATTTGTAAGATTAATGTGCCCGCCCCTGGTCTCATACACTTGTTCTCCGGTTACATTATCTGAGGTTATATGCCCGGCTTGTGTTATGGAAGAAACCTTCATGGTTTCCGGGATAATCAATGTGGCCTGTAAATGAATGTTCTGATCTTTCGATAAAGCTCTTAGGCTGCTGATTTCAAAGTTCGCACTGCCTGAGTTAATGTTAGATGAAGTGTTAATCCTCGACTCAAGGTCTGCCTTGGTTGAAACTTGTCCTGAAGCTTCAATAGTAAATTTAATCTGATTGCCCTGACCGCCTTTAATTGTGACAGAGCCAAAGGGAAGTTTAATATTGGTAAGCTTTACGTTTGAAGCATCATACTCTTTCACATAAGCAAAAACACCGGGTGAAACTACCATCCAGTTTCCAGGGCTTGCCGCCATTTCTTTGTTAATGGATACAATTCCCTCTTCACGATTTATATCAACATTGATGCCTTCCTGCTCCAGTTCTTCCAGGGCTTGGTTGATCTCAGCTTCAATCTCTTCCTGAATTTCGACAGGCAAGAAATTGGTGATATTCTTGAGGTTTTTGAGATTCTTCAGGTTCTCGAGGTTCTTCAGATTCTCTAAATTTTCAAGATTCTCGAGTTTCTTAAGTTCAACTACATGCAGCTTTTCACCATCTATGTTTATGCGAATGCTATCGCTTGCAAAGGCTGTTCGTTTGGACTTTTCAGGTTCAGAGTGCTGCCCTACGATGTATAAGGCAATACCTACAAAAAAAAGGCCGGCTAATATTATTTCCCAGGATGTTCTCTTCATGTGTCCTTCTGTTTTTATGACCTGTCAAGGTACGATTCGCTGCTGTAAAGGTTACGTTGAATCAGATAATATCCTTATCATCAGCTAACGTTTGAATTCAAAGAATACGCATGCATTCCCAAATTAAACAACTCACTGATAAATATATTCAGTACGCGGTCGAAACGCGCAGATATTTACACCGACATCCGGAGGTCAGTTATAAGGAATTTGAAACCACAAAGTTCATTAAATCTGAGTTGGAGAAAACCGGCATTCCGTTTGAAACTCCCCTTGAAACAGGTTGCGTGGGGATAATAGAAGGGGGTAGAAAATCAGACCGTGTGATTGCTCTTCGGGCAGATATTGATGCGCTGGCCATGGAGGAAAATGGGGAAGCAAAAAAAGATTTTATATCCCAAAATCCGGGAGCAGCACACTGTTGCGGTCACGACGCTCACACTTCCAACTTACTGACAGCTGCTAAAATTTTGAAGGAGCTTCAGGCTGAAATTGAAGGAAAAGTACTGCTTGTATTTCAACCGGGGGAGGAGAAGCTGCCCGGAGGTGGGAGGCTTTTAAGTGAAACCGGTTTCCTTCAAGATCAGGGAGTGCAGGCCATCTATGGTTTACATACTTCTCCAATGCACAAGCCCGGGACTATAGCAACCAAGGTTGGCCCGTTGATGGCAGCACCCGATGAATTCGAAGTTGAAATTATAGGTAAAGGCGGGCATGCAGCCCGGGCACACGAAGCGATTGACCCGGTGGTTTTATCCGCCCAATATATCAACGCGGTTCAAACCATAGCCAGCCGAAGCGTGGACCCAACCGAACCGGTAGTGGTAACGGTAGGTAGAGTTGAGGGGGGAACGGCCCATAACATTATCCCCGAGAAAGTAAAACTTTGGGGAACAGCCAGAACGCTGACGGTTGAAACTGCAGACTTAGTTCATAACCGATTGGAAGCGTTGGTAAAAGGAATCACGGAATCGGCCGGGGGTAGCTACAAGTTTCAATTGAACAAAGGATATCCGCCGGTGATAAATACAGAGAAAGAAGCCCGAACTGTACTTGAGACTATGTCCGGTTTGTTTGGTGAAGAATCGGCTATAGAATTAAAACGGCCCATCATGGCCGGAGAAGATTTTGCATTCTATCAGGAGCATTTCCCCGGAGCGTTCTTTTTTGTGGGAAGTGGAAGCGAAGAATCCGATTCCAAATATCCATGGCATCATCCAAAATATAATGTTGATGACCGGTTTTTTGAGGTTGCAACTCCACTCATGGCTTCTTTAGTTTTTACCCACAAATGATACAGGCAGAACGATCTTATTGGGAATCCGAACTATATGGCCGGAAGTTCGACTTAATTGTGCTGGGTGCCGGCCTGACGGGACAGTCTATCGCTCATTTCTTTAAAAAAAATAACCCGGCCAAAAAAGTGCTGGTAGTGGATCGTGGATTCTATCCCATCGGCGCCAGTACCAGAAATGCCGGTTTCGCATGCTTCGGTTCGGTGACCGAACACATGGCTGACATGGAGATTGAGGAAGAGAGTAAGATTATCGACCGCATCCGGAGAAGAATACATGGATTGGGATTACTGCGCCAGACTCTGGGTGATAAAAACATTGGTTACCGGGAACCCGGGGCTTATGAAATTTTCACTGATGCCCGGGTTTATGAACAGGCTTTAGAGCATCTCGATATTTGTAACCGGTGGCTGAGGGAAGCGGCCGGATTAGAGGAGGTCTATCAAAAGTGCGAGCATAATGGATTTCCGGCAATTAGTATAAAACAGGAAGGTTGTCTGCACCCCGGTAAAATGATGCGGACTCTTTATGAAAAGAATCTGGCAGCGGGTGTTGAATTCAGGTGGCAGTCGCAGGCAGAAAGTATGGATCAGGACAATGGAGTGCTGATTTTGGAAAATGGAATTGAGCTTAAAGGCGAGCAGCTGGCTGTAGCTACTAACTCATTCACATCAACCCTTCTCGATGATATTGATATAAAGCCCGGCCGTGGATTCGTGTTTGTGACAAAACCCATATCGGATCTACAGTGGAAAGGCACTTATCACTTTGACTGTGGCTACTATTATTTCCGGGGAGTGGAAGGGGATCGGTTTCTCCTCGGGGGAGCCCGAAGTTTAGACATTGATGTTGAAACAACAACTGAGTTTGGGACGAACCAAAAAATAAAAAAAAGCCTTATATCATTCGCAAACGATGTTTTAAGGCTTCCCGAGGGTTGGGAGATTGATACGGAATGGTCGGGAATTATGGGTTTCACGAGCACCAAAAGCCCAATGTTACAGCGCATCAATGGTAAGACATTGGTGGTAGCCGGCCTCAGTGGAATGGGAGTGGCTTTAGGTATGCAGCTGGGCAAAGAAGCCGCAGAAGTGATGAAGTGACCAAAAAAATATCACTATATCACCCCATCACTATTCACTTCGTTTTAGCCGTCATGATATCTTTCCATTCTGTGGTATATCTTTTACTCAGATAATTTTGATTCATTTTCCAATTTGCCTCTTCGCTGTTTTTTCGATGTTGCCCCGTTGCGGCAAAGGCAGCGGTGTTCCTGCCGTGGCGTGTGTTAATCTGATCTATGCAATTCATTAAGTGAAACTGCTTTTGCGTATATAATTCGGGATCAAATAAGTCCATTTGTACTTCGCTGTGGGGTACAATCCCGGTTAACATTACCGCTGCTTTTTTGTACTTGGTGTCCGGTTCGAATACCGATTTTGAAATGGCCATTCCGGCTTGAATCATAGTTGGGGTGTGAGCGGTAGGAACCTGGAAAAAGTGGCCGCCACCATATTTATACTTACCCTTCAGGTTGTCGTAGCGGTCTCCAATCAGTGTAACATGCATGCAGGATGCCACGCTTTTCTGGGCACGCAGCTTTTCACCGGCACGACTTATGTACGTGGCTACCGCTTCCTGAATGGGTTCCAGGTTGTACAGGGGCTTCCCAAACATGCGGGAGGTAAGAATGCCTTTACGGGAATCGAGAGCATCACTTAGTTTCATGCAGGGGAGTCCGTTGAGCTCCAGCACCGTTCGGAGTCCCGTCACATTCAGGTGCTTTCGGACCCATCGTTTATAATCGACTTTCTGTTTAAGATCGTAGGCGGTCTTTACGTCAAACCGGTTTAAGCGGATCGTGAGTCCATGCCCGATTCCCCACACTTTTTGCAACGGCATGTTTTTCAGGATTTGATCTGCGACGGGGTTATCACATAAGCTCAGAACACCATTATAAACGGCATTTCTCTTCGCTGTTTCATTAGCGATTTTGGCCAGTGTTTTACTCGGGGCAATACCTACGGAAACCGGAATTCCCGTCCACCGATAAACAGTTTCCTTAATGTGACGCCCATACTCCTCTAAATCAGAAAAGGTGTTGGTGGAAACTTCCGCAAATGCTTCATCAATACTGTACACCTCAATATCGTGTGTGAGGTGTCGCAAGGTTTCCATGACCCGGTTCGACATATCTCCATACAGTGGATAGTTCGAAGAACGGACGGTCACATTCTTTTCCCTGAAATATGTACGGTACTTAAATTCCGGTGCCCCCATCGGGATGTCGAGGGCTTTAGCCTCCTCGGATCGGGCAATTACGCAGCCGTCATTATTGGAGAGTATTACAATCGGCTTACCTTCCAGAGAAGGGTTGAACGCGCGTTCGCACGAGGCATAAAAGTTATTACAGTCAATCATTGCATAAGCAATGGAGCTTCGGTTATTGAAATTCTCGAGGTTCAGGATCATACTTCATAACGGTGAATGACGTGAGTGATTACTCCCCAAATGAGCCAGTTGGTATCGGGGTGAATGGTGATCGGTTCAAACCGGGAATCATCAGAAATTAAAAATAGCCGCGACCCTCTCTTAACCAGCCTTCTGATTACGGGCTCCTCTTCGATCGCGGCTATCACAATATTTCCATCTGATGGATGTACGGATCGGTCCACCACAAGGATGTCTCCATCCTGCACCCC
This genomic window contains:
- the yihA gene encoding ribosome biogenesis GTP-binding protein YihA/YsxC, whose amino-acid sequence is MFNAQPKFITSATKLEECPPASLPEVCFAGRSNVGKSSLINALLKKKNIARTSNVPGKTQQMNYYKIGNEFFMVDLPGYGYAKVPKKERERWGKSIRNYLLDRESLSLILHVVDVRHEPSQLDEDFFYWMAMNEKPFSVVLSKSDKISRNKVNQSKARVRRILKEMNIEIPILPYSSDSREGVPEIKDLITEFVNHSK
- the mnmD gene encoding tRNA (5-methylaminomethyl-2-thiouridine)(34)-methyltransferase MnmD codes for the protein MTPTVHQTKDGSSTLYSDSFEQFYHNPNGAASESLHVFFETPGLLSCLDTADSLTILEIGFGTGLSFLLLLDILKQKELNIPVVFWSVEAFPVDRSTASEFNFKEHLKHPELNDLLPGIFDGLKPGLNKLHPLPGLSATLNLFYGKFEDFSPENVQADFIFHDPFSPEVNEELWTRHAFERLASYSKKEAVLATYCAASKARGAMCAAGWNVARSQGALGKREMTVASLSGEALAGFKRVNEERLAERYNTGDFD
- a CDS encoding M20 family metallopeptidase, with the translated sequence MHSQIKQLTDKYIQYAVETRRYLHRHPEVSYKEFETTKFIKSELEKTGIPFETPLETGCVGIIEGGRKSDRVIALRADIDALAMEENGEAKKDFISQNPGAAHCCGHDAHTSNLLTAAKILKELQAEIEGKVLLVFQPGEEKLPGGGRLLSETGFLQDQGVQAIYGLHTSPMHKPGTIATKVGPLMAAPDEFEVEIIGKGGHAARAHEAIDPVVLSAQYINAVQTIASRSVDPTEPVVVTVGRVEGGTAHNIIPEKVKLWGTARTLTVETADLVHNRLEALVKGITESAGGSYKFQLNKGYPPVINTEKEARTVLETMSGLFGEESAIELKRPIMAGEDFAFYQEHFPGAFFFVGSGSEESDSKYPWHHPKYNVDDRFFEVATPLMASLVFTHK
- a CDS encoding FAD-dependent oxidoreductase — its product is MIQAERSYWESELYGRKFDLIVLGAGLTGQSIAHFFKKNNPAKKVLVVDRGFYPIGASTRNAGFACFGSVTEHMADMEIEEESKIIDRIRRRIHGLGLLRQTLGDKNIGYREPGAYEIFTDARVYEQALEHLDICNRWLREAAGLEEVYQKCEHNGFPAISIKQEGCLHPGKMMRTLYEKNLAAGVEFRWQSQAESMDQDNGVLILENGIELKGEQLAVATNSFTSTLLDDIDIKPGRGFVFVTKPISDLQWKGTYHFDCGYYYFRGVEGDRFLLGGARSLDIDVETTTEFGTNQKIKKSLISFANDVLRLPEGWEIDTEWSGIMGFTSTKSPMLQRINGKTLVVAGLSGMGVALGMQLGKEAAEVMK
- a CDS encoding Y-family DNA polymerase, producing MILNLENFNNRSSIAYAMIDCNNFYASCERAFNPSLEGKPIVILSNNDGCVIARSEEAKALDIPMGAPEFKYRTYFREKNVTVRSSNYPLYGDMSNRVMETLRHLTHDIEVYSIDEAFAEVSTNTFSDLEEYGRHIKETVYRWTGIPVSVGIAPSKTLAKIANETAKRNAVYNGVLSLCDNPVADQILKNMPLQKVWGIGHGLTIRLNRFDVKTAYDLKQKVDYKRWVRKHLNVTGLRTVLELNGLPCMKLSDALDSRKGILTSRMFGKPLYNLEPIQEAVATYISRAGEKLRAQKSVASCMHVTLIGDRYDNLKGKYKYGGGHFFQVPTAHTPTMIQAGMAISKSVFEPDTKYKKAAVMLTGIVPHSEVQMDLFDPELYTQKQFHLMNCIDQINTRHGRNTAAFAATGQHRKNSEEANWKMNQNYLSKRYTTEWKDIMTAKTK
- the umuD gene encoding translesion error-prone DNA polymerase V autoproteolytic subunit, which gives rise to MEGLKIYQGGSAKKQRNEVKLSQKAETGFVSPAADHLQKPLDLEELIVHRPAATFYVRAEGNAMKASGVQDGDILVVDRSVHPSDGNIVIAAIEEEPVIRRLVKRGSRLFLISDDSRFEPITIHPDTNWLIWGVITHVIHRYEV